The proteins below are encoded in one region of Sideroxydans lithotrophicus ES-1:
- a CDS encoding bacteriohemerythrin has product MAYLHWSNDLDTGIEVIDKQHQRIVDYLNELNNANDTGDQTATNHVLNELVDYTLTHFAFEEELQEKAQYPFLKAHKRVHEIFTKRVAEFQQRAAAGENVAPELLSMLKIWLVNHIKGDDADYVESVKKMLGFEGTGNKVDGGWLGTALKKFFG; this is encoded by the coding sequence ATGGCATACCTGCACTGGTCCAACGATTTGGATACCGGTATCGAGGTCATCGACAAGCAGCACCAGCGCATCGTCGATTACCTGAACGAGCTCAATAATGCCAATGACACCGGCGACCAAACCGCAACCAATCATGTTCTGAACGAACTGGTCGATTACACCTTGACTCATTTTGCCTTTGAAGAAGAACTGCAGGAAAAGGCCCAATATCCATTCCTGAAGGCGCACAAGCGCGTGCATGAGATCTTCACCAAGCGCGTCGCGGAATTCCAGCAACGCGCTGCCGCCGGCGAGAATGTCGCTCCCGAGCTGCTCTCGATGCTGAAGATCTGGCTGGTCAACCACATCAAGGGCGACGACGCGGACTACGTGGAAAGCGTCAAGAAGATGCTGGGGTTCGAAGGCACCGGCAACAAGGTGGACGGCGGCTGGCTGGGCACGGCACTGAAGAAGTTCTTCGGCTGA
- a CDS encoding DUF167 domain-containing protein produces the protein MSSFCQWEGDTLVLNILGRPRAKKTKIGKVIGNQLEVHVAENPVRGRATAHLVKFLAGEFDVTESSITVVFGVYNVNKQLRIVAPKRLPAAIAKQQGAASRI, from the coding sequence ATGTCTTCGTTCTGCCAGTGGGAAGGCGACACGCTGGTGCTGAACATCCTTGGCCGCCCGCGCGCGAAGAAAACGAAGATCGGCAAGGTCATCGGAAATCAGCTGGAAGTGCATGTCGCCGAAAACCCGGTGCGCGGACGCGCGACGGCGCATCTGGTCAAATTCCTGGCAGGGGAGTTCGATGTGACTGAAAGTTCGATCACGGTGGTGTTCGGCGTGTACAACGTCAACAAGCAACTGCGCATCGTTGCGCCGAAACGGTTGCCTGCGGCGATCGCGAAGCAGCAGGGCGCCGCTTCGCGAATATGA
- a CDS encoding VF530 family DNA-binding protein encodes MNSNTKPQSRPNLDGITLEMIVTQLSESMGWAAMGEAVPIRCFTHDPSIKSSLKFLRRTPWARKRVEELYLQRAQR; translated from the coding sequence ATGAATTCCAATACGAAACCTCAAAGCCGCCCCAACCTCGACGGCATCACCCTGGAGATGATCGTCACGCAGCTTTCCGAAAGCATGGGATGGGCAGCGATGGGAGAGGCGGTACCGATCCGCTGCTTCACGCACGACCCCAGCATCAAATCCAGCCTGAAGTTCCTGCGCAGGACGCCGTGGGCGAGAAAGAGGGTGGAGGAGCTGTATCTGCAACGCGCACAA
- a CDS encoding rRNA pseudouridine synthase → MTVPVRLARRLAELVHCSRREAELYIAGGWVSVDGQVVEEPQFMVSQQKVELHPDATLVPVESVTILFHQPSPQPSDGTTSHSTRPPKNGDQVAGYPSGRGSDREGQSLILADSIRQLPSADTRAADDRSGIRLLKQHFVRLTQCLPLQLHASGLTVFTQDYRVIRKLTEDAATIEQEYVVEVAGELVPDGFKLLNHGLSFNGKPLPPVKVSWQNETHLRFALKGAQPGQVAHMCLAVGLQVQAMKRLRIGRMSMCKLPLGQWRYLMPYEKF, encoded by the coding sequence ATGACCGTCCCCGTCCGTCTCGCCAGGCGTCTGGCCGAACTGGTTCACTGCTCGCGCCGCGAGGCGGAGCTGTATATTGCCGGTGGCTGGGTGAGCGTGGACGGACAGGTGGTGGAAGAACCGCAGTTCATGGTGTCGCAGCAGAAGGTCGAGCTGCACCCCGATGCCACGCTGGTTCCGGTTGAGTCGGTGACCATTTTATTTCATCAACCCTCACCCCAACCCTCTGATGGAACTACTAGCCATTCGACTAGGCCGCCAAAAAACGGCGACCAAGTCGCTGGTTATCCCAGCGGGAGAGGGAGCGATCGTGAAGGGCAATCTTTAATCCTTGCCGACTCGATCAGGCAATTGCCCAGTGCCGATACGCGCGCAGCGGACGACCGTTCCGGTATCCGCTTGCTCAAGCAGCATTTTGTGCGACTGACGCAATGCTTGCCGCTGCAATTGCACGCGAGCGGCCTGACCGTATTTACCCAGGATTATCGTGTCATCCGCAAGTTGACCGAGGATGCTGCCACGATCGAACAGGAGTATGTCGTCGAGGTTGCCGGCGAGCTGGTGCCCGATGGGTTCAAGCTGCTCAACCACGGGCTCAGTTTCAACGGCAAGCCGTTGCCTCCGGTCAAGGTGAGCTGGCAGAACGAAACACATTTGCGTTTCGCCCTCAAAGGCGCGCAACCAGGCCAGGTCGCCCATATGTGCCTGGCAGTCGGGCTGCAGGTGCAAGCGATGAAGCGCTTGCGTATCGGGCGCATGTCGATGTGCAAATTGCCGCTCGGGCAATGGCGCTATTTGATGCCGTATGAAAAGTTCTAA